One segment of Drosophila mauritiana strain mau12 chromosome 3R, ASM438214v1, whole genome shotgun sequence DNA contains the following:
- the LOC117145617 gene encoding uncharacterized protein LOC117145617, whose amino-acid sequence MSFKAVPLLLAIGAVFVAAVPTPVETERESSLVKLLLSSPAMRSDLFNVECVDYYSPLLKGHVDKYNEDFTTCKDNYDGAFSLIDSSYRSSRDELSVSVRDTCLSLLTCNGKTSNSDAFDCLASGGPLASKELEKASYKASDNQTSLLAQVSVISDTLSRCQIEAYRTYNTNHGECYADMVACLGDPDWEFPSTSYVL is encoded by the exons ATGTCGTTCAAGGCCGTACCTCTTTTGTTGGCCATCGGCGCCGTCTTCGTGGCTGCCGTGCCCACTCCCGTCGAGACCGAGAGGGAGTCCTCGCTGGTGAAGCTCCTGCTCAGTTCTCCGGCCATGCGATCGGATCTCTTTAACGTCGAATGCGTGGACTACTACAGCCCGCTCCTCAAGGGCCACGTGGACAAGTACAACGAGGACTTCACCACGTGCAAGGACAATTACGACGGGGCCTTCTCCCTGATAGACTCAAGCTACCGCAGTTCCCGCGACGAGCTGTCCGTATCTGTGAGGGACACCTGCCTTTCCCTGCTAACCTGCAATGGCAAGACCTCGAACTCCGATGCCTTCGACTGCCTGGCCTCTGGG GGCCCCTTGGCATCCAAGGAACTGGAGAAAGCTTCCTACAAGGCATCCGACAACCAAACCAGCCTGCTCGCCCAGGTGTCCGTAATCTCGGACACGCTATCCAGATGCCAAATCGAAGCCTACCGAACGTACAACACCAACCACGGCGAGTGCTACGCCGACATGGTCGCCTGTCTGGGTGATCCCGACTGGGAGTTTCCCAGCACGAGCTACGTGCTCTAG
- the LOC117144324 gene encoding protein TsetseEP — protein MFSRFSLFAVVLAFGLVSGLSLSVVLKPSKLKLPTNKKILGLQQQTEELAARAPGNSAQCFDYYIPIINGLSDQYQLDYNKCAKDYDTASELVLAAWNSTLFGIQASGDRGCNTFFDCSSIVDSVLAFECFANVGAEQSKIMYQVSANATEAAVQIKIHLQTLDSQLETCYNYSERDFVEGTAHYYEELNKCLAGAPVPQETTTNWYYTTA, from the exons ATGTTTTCCAGATTCTCCCTGTTCGCCGTGGTTCTCGCTTTTGGCCTGGTTTCTGGCCTCAGCCTTAGCGTCGTGCTAAAGCCTTCCAAGCTGAAGCTGCCGACCAATAAGAAGATCCTTGGCCTTCAGCAGCAGACGGAAGAGCTGGCTGCTCGGGCACCTGGCAATTCGGCACAATGTTTCGACTACTACATACCCATTATCAACGGACTGTCGGACCAGTACCAGTTGGACTACAACAAGTGCGCGAAGGACTACGACACCGCCAGCGAACTGGTCCTCGCCGCCTGGAACAGCACACTCTTCGGCATCCAGGCTTCCGGGGATCGTGGCTGCAACACCTTCTTCGACTGCTCCTCCATCGTGGACTCCGTGCTCGCCTTCGAGTGCTTCGCCAACGTG GGAGCTGAGCAATCCAAAATCATGTACCAAGTCTCGGCGAACGCCACCGAAGCCGCCGTCCAGATCAAGATCCATCTGCAGACTTTGGACAGCCAGTTGGAAACCTGCTACAACTATTCCGAAAGGGATTTCGTGGAGGGCACCGCGCACTACTACGAGGAACTCAACAAATGCCTTGCTGGAGCTCCAGTTCCGCAGGAAACCACTACAAATTGGTATTATACCACCGCCTAA
- the LOC117146104 gene encoding protein phosphatase 1B isoform X1, with translation MGGFLDKPKTAKHNDEGEGNKLLFGVSSMQGWRSEMEDAYYARAGLGDALPDWSFFAVFDGHAGCKVSEHCAKHLLESIISTEEFIGGDHVKGIRTGFLRIDEVMRELPEFTRESEKCGGTTAVCAFVGLTQVYIANCGDSRAVLCRQGVPVFATQDHKPILPEEKERIYNAGGSVMIKRVNGTLAVSRALGDYDFKNVKEKGQCEQLVSPEPEIFCQSRQDSDEFLVLACDGIWDVMTNEDVCSFIHSRMRVTSNLVSIANQVVDTCLHKGSRDNMSIIIIAFPGAPKPTEEAIEAEHRLEKQIEKITRDEIESSKVTDYVDLLKCLQNRDDIEGLPPGGGLQSKYHVIERTFKQEFPDRPCEGNGISYFIPF, from the exons ATGGGCGGATTCCTGGATAAGCCGAAAACCGCCAAGCACAATGACGAGGGCGAGGGCAACAAGCTGCTCTTCGGGGTCAGCTCGATGCAGGGATGGCGGTCGGAGATGGAGGACGCCTACTACGCTCGTGCCGGGCTGGGGGATGCCCTGCCGGACTGGAGCTTCTTTGCCGTGTTCGACGGGCATGCCGGATGCAAGGTGTCGGAGCACTGTGCCAAGCACCTTCTGGAGAGCATTATCAGCACCGAGGAGTTCATTGGAGGCGACCACGTGAAGGGCATTCGCACAGGCTTCCTGCGCATCGACGAGGTTATGCGGGAACTGCCGGAGTTCACCCGGGAGTCGGAGAAATGCGGCGGAACTACCGCCGTGTGCGCCTTTGTCGGCCTCACGCAAGTGTACATCGCCAATTGTGGTGATTCGAGGGCAGTCTTATGCCGCCAGGGTGTTCCGGTGTTCGCCACGCAGGATCACAAACCCATTCTGCCGGAGGAGAAAGAGCGCATCTACAATGCCGGTGGCAGTGTTATGATAAAGCGCGTAAATGGCACCCTGGCCGTGTCGAGAGCCCTTGGGGACTACGACTTTAAGAACGTCAAGGAGAAGGGACAGTGCGAGCAGTTGGTATCGCCAGAACCGGAGATATTCTGTCAGAGCCGCCAGGATAGCGATGAGTTCCTGGTGCTCGCTTGCGATGGAATCTGGGACGTGATGACCAACGAGGACGTGTGCAGCTTCATCCACTCGCGAATGCGGGTGACCAGTAACCTAGTGAGCATCGCCAACCAGGTGGTGGACACCTGCCTGCACAAG GGTAGCCGCGACAACAtgagcatcatcatcattgccTTCCCCGGAGCCCCGAAGCCCACCGAGGAGGCGATAGAGGCTGAACATCGTCTGGAGAAGCAAATCGAGAAGATCACAAGAG ACGAGATAGAGTCTAGCAAGGTAACCGACTACGTGGATCTGCTGAAGTGTCTGCAGAACAGAGACGACATCGAAGGTCTTCCACCCGGAGGAGGTCTGCAGTCCAA ATATCACGTTATCGAGCGCACATTCAAGCAAGAGTTTCCGGATCGACCATGTGAA
- the LOC117145616 gene encoding uncharacterized protein LOC117145616: MFAKQAKILVFCLSLGLSLAVKLHIPFRPDGHIQELQLQSRELAEVHADHSTQCFSIYKPKLAKIADQFETNFAACISAYDNSTALISERYAEDRQILLRSANIGCSYPNSNCQVWTLEQQSLNTVVSRLECASTNSAESSKTFYAISANATQIAVQIQEEYTILESRKSVCLNDANRSYVEDTSDTYELLNNCLKNGPTTTTCNPPTYTTTTTAGYGETTTTTPTTPTTTAAPLLR, from the coding sequence ATGTTCGCGAAGCAAGCCAAGATCCTGGTCTTCTGCCTTTCCCTGGGCCTCTCGTTAGCGGTGAAGCTGCATATTCCCTTTAGACCAGACGGCCACATCcaggagctgcagctgcagagCAGGGAGCTGGCCGAAGTCCATGCGGATCACTCCACGCAGTGCTTCTCGATCTACAAGCCCAAATTGGCCAAAATTGCGGATCAGTTCGAAACTAACTTTGCGGCTTGCATCTCGGCCTATGACAATTCCACAGCCCTAATCAGTGAGAGGTATGCCGAGGATCGCCAGATCCTCCTCAGGTCCGCCAACATCGGCTGCTCGTACCCCAACTCCAATTGCCAGGTCTGGACACTTGAGCAGCAGTCGCTAAACACCGTGGTCTCCCGCCTCGAATGCGCCTCCACCAACTCGGCCGAGAGCTCCAAGACCTTCTATGCCATTTCGGCCAATGCCACGCAGATTGCAGTTCAGATCCAGGAGGAATATACGATCCTAGAGAGCCGGAAGAGTGTTTGCCTCAACGACGCAAATCGCTCCTACGTGGAAGACACCTCCGATACCTACGAGCTTTTGAACAACTGCCTCAAGAACGGACCAACCACCACAACCTGTAATCCACCGACTTACACTACAACAACCACAGCTGGCTATGGGGAGACAACTACAACAACTCCAACTActccaacaacaactgcagcaccTTTGCTACGTTAA
- the LOC117146104 gene encoding protein phosphatase 1B isoform X2: MGGFLDKPKTAKHNDEGEGNKLLFGVSSMQGWRSEMEDAYYARAGLGDALPDWSFFAVFDGHAGCKVSEHCAKHLLESIISTEEFIGGDHVKGIRTGFLRIDEVMRELPEFTRESEKCGGTTAVCAFVGLTQVYIANCGDSRAVLCRQGVPVFATQDHKPILPEEKERIYNAGGSVMIKRVNGTLAVSRALGDYDFKNVKEKGQCEQLVSPEPEIFCQSRQDSDEFLVLACDGIWDVMTNEDVCSFIHSRMRVTSNLVSIANQVVDTCLHKGSRDNMSIIIIAFPGAPKPTEEAIEAEHRLEKQIEKITRDEIESSKVTDYVDLLKCLQNRDDIEGLPPGGGLQSKYHVIERTFKQEFPDRPCESPTH, encoded by the exons ATGGGCGGATTCCTGGATAAGCCGAAAACCGCCAAGCACAATGACGAGGGCGAGGGCAACAAGCTGCTCTTCGGGGTCAGCTCGATGCAGGGATGGCGGTCGGAGATGGAGGACGCCTACTACGCTCGTGCCGGGCTGGGGGATGCCCTGCCGGACTGGAGCTTCTTTGCCGTGTTCGACGGGCATGCCGGATGCAAGGTGTCGGAGCACTGTGCCAAGCACCTTCTGGAGAGCATTATCAGCACCGAGGAGTTCATTGGAGGCGACCACGTGAAGGGCATTCGCACAGGCTTCCTGCGCATCGACGAGGTTATGCGGGAACTGCCGGAGTTCACCCGGGAGTCGGAGAAATGCGGCGGAACTACCGCCGTGTGCGCCTTTGTCGGCCTCACGCAAGTGTACATCGCCAATTGTGGTGATTCGAGGGCAGTCTTATGCCGCCAGGGTGTTCCGGTGTTCGCCACGCAGGATCACAAACCCATTCTGCCGGAGGAGAAAGAGCGCATCTACAATGCCGGTGGCAGTGTTATGATAAAGCGCGTAAATGGCACCCTGGCCGTGTCGAGAGCCCTTGGGGACTACGACTTTAAGAACGTCAAGGAGAAGGGACAGTGCGAGCAGTTGGTATCGCCAGAACCGGAGATATTCTGTCAGAGCCGCCAGGATAGCGATGAGTTCCTGGTGCTCGCTTGCGATGGAATCTGGGACGTGATGACCAACGAGGACGTGTGCAGCTTCATCCACTCGCGAATGCGGGTGACCAGTAACCTAGTGAGCATCGCCAACCAGGTGGTGGACACCTGCCTGCACAAG GGTAGCCGCGACAACAtgagcatcatcatcattgccTTCCCCGGAGCCCCGAAGCCCACCGAGGAGGCGATAGAGGCTGAACATCGTCTGGAGAAGCAAATCGAGAAGATCACAAGAG ACGAGATAGAGTCTAGCAAGGTAACCGACTACGTGGATCTGCTGAAGTGTCTGCAGAACAGAGACGACATCGAAGGTCTTCCACCCGGAGGAGGTCTGCAGTCCAA ATATCACGTTATCGAGCGCACATTCAAGCAAGAGTTTCCGGATCGACCATGTGAA AGTCCAACGCATTAG